Proteins encoded together in one Bradyrhizobium sp. CB82 window:
- a CDS encoding ABC transporter substrate-binding protein, producing the protein MTKDLLNIKSFDRRRVLQGIAGGFAAAGSTTLFAPAVRAANKPIKIGYVSPKSGPLAAFAEADDFVLGEFRKFIKDGVKVGSQTYSVEVVTKDSQSNPNRAAEVAKELITRDNVGLIVVGATPETNNPVATQCELEQVPCISSVAPWQTNFIGRQANPGDPKSWKPFEYTFHYFWGLEDVIGVFTSMWSQVATNKSVGALFPNDADGNAWGDTTIGFPPVLAKQGFKLTDPGRFQNLNDDFSSQIAAFRGADAEIVTGVIIPPDFTTFWNQARQKGLKPKVVSVAKALLFPASVQALGKGGNNISTEVWWTPTHPYKSSLSGVSAADLAKGYEQASGKQWTQPIGFVHSLFEVAIDAIKRSGDPADGAALAKAIGGTKLDTIVGQIEFGSSAVPPFAAKNIAKTPLVGGQWRLSGDKYNMVITDNKLAPQIPLGGDMQALS; encoded by the coding sequence ATGACCAAGGACCTACTGAACATAAAGTCTTTCGATCGCCGCCGTGTGCTGCAGGGCATCGCCGGTGGTTTCGCCGCCGCAGGCTCGACGACTTTGTTCGCGCCGGCGGTGCGGGCGGCCAACAAGCCGATCAAGATCGGCTATGTCTCTCCGAAGAGCGGTCCGCTGGCGGCCTTTGCCGAAGCTGACGATTTCGTGCTCGGCGAGTTCAGAAAGTTCATCAAGGATGGCGTCAAGGTCGGATCACAGACCTACTCGGTCGAGGTGGTGACAAAAGACAGTCAGTCAAATCCGAACCGCGCCGCCGAGGTCGCCAAGGAGCTGATCACCCGTGACAATGTCGGGCTGATCGTGGTCGGCGCCACGCCCGAAACCAACAATCCGGTGGCGACGCAGTGCGAGCTCGAGCAGGTGCCGTGCATCTCTTCCGTCGCGCCGTGGCAGACCAACTTCATCGGTCGGCAGGCCAATCCGGGCGATCCCAAGAGCTGGAAGCCGTTCGAATACACCTTCCACTATTTCTGGGGGCTGGAGGACGTGATCGGCGTCTTCACCAGCATGTGGAGCCAGGTCGCGACCAACAAGTCGGTCGGCGCGCTGTTCCCCAACGATGCCGACGGCAACGCCTGGGGCGACACCACCATCGGCTTCCCGCCCGTGTTGGCCAAGCAGGGTTTCAAGCTCACCGATCCCGGCCGCTTCCAGAACCTCAACGACGATTTCAGCTCGCAGATCGCGGCGTTTCGTGGTGCCGATGCCGAAATCGTCACCGGCGTGATCATCCCGCCCGACTTCACCACGTTCTGGAACCAGGCGCGGCAGAAGGGGCTGAAGCCGAAAGTCGTGTCGGTCGCCAAGGCGCTGCTGTTCCCGGCGTCGGTGCAGGCGCTCGGCAAGGGCGGCAACAACATCTCGACCGAGGTGTGGTGGACGCCGACGCATCCCTACAAATCGAGCCTCAGCGGCGTCAGCGCCGCCGATCTGGCCAAGGGATATGAGCAGGCCTCCGGCAAGCAATGGACCCAGCCGATCGGCTTCGTGCATTCGTTGTTCGAGGTCGCGATCGACGCCATCAAACGCTCCGGCGACCCAGCGGATGGCGCGGCGCTCGCGAAGGCGATCGGCGGCACCAAGCTCGATACGATCGTCGGCCAGATCGAGTTCGGCTCCAGCGCCGTGCCGCCGTTCGCCGCGAAGAACATCGCCAAGACGCCGCTGGTCGGCGGCCAGTGGCGGCTCAGCGGCGACAAGTACAACATGGTGATCACGGACAACAAGCTGGCGCCGCAGATTCCGCTCGGCGGAGACATGCAGGCGCTGAGCTAG
- a CDS encoding ABC transporter ATP-binding protein — MLELHAISKRFGAIVVADAIDLTLSSGEALGVIGPNGAGKSTLFNLITGLLRPDAGRIVLDGADITGLSPEARCRAGIGRSFQIPQPFDHLSVFENLAVAALFGGGLSEADAIQHCGRMLDLTGLEAKANRLAGSLPLLDRKRLELARALATRPRTLLLDEIAGGLTDAECHELVETIRTIHAEGIGIIWIEHVVHALLAVVQRLVVLNFGKVVAQGAPVEVMRSREVETIYMGVPA, encoded by the coding sequence ATGCTCGAACTCCATGCCATCTCGAAACGGTTCGGCGCCATCGTCGTTGCCGACGCGATCGACCTGACGCTGTCCTCCGGCGAGGCGCTGGGCGTGATCGGGCCGAACGGCGCCGGCAAATCGACGCTGTTCAACCTGATCACCGGGCTGCTGCGGCCCGATGCCGGCCGCATCGTTCTCGATGGCGCCGACATCACGGGTCTCTCGCCCGAGGCACGCTGTCGCGCCGGCATCGGGCGCTCGTTCCAGATCCCGCAACCGTTCGACCATCTCTCGGTGTTCGAGAACCTTGCGGTCGCCGCGCTGTTCGGCGGCGGCCTGTCGGAGGCGGATGCGATCCAGCATTGCGGCCGCATGCTCGATCTGACCGGCCTCGAAGCCAAGGCCAATCGGCTCGCGGGCAGCCTGCCGCTGCTCGATCGCAAGCGGCTCGAACTGGCGCGGGCGCTCGCCACCCGGCCGCGCACGCTGTTGCTCGACGAGATCGCGGGCGGCCTCACCGATGCCGAATGCCACGAACTGGTCGAGACCATTCGCACCATACATGCCGAAGGCATCGGCATCATCTGGATCGAGCACGTGGTGCATGCGCTGCTCGCGGTGGTGCAGCGGCTGGTCGTCTTGAACTTTGGCAAGGTCGTCGCCCAGGGCGCACCAGTCGAGGTGATGCGCTCGCGCGAGGTCGAGACCATCTATATGGGCGTGCCGGCATGA
- a CDS encoding ABC transporter ATP-binding protein: MTALLNVTALDAFYGDFQALFGIDFELNEGEAVAVIGANGAGKSTMLKSLAGLMKNRPDAIRLEGRAIGDASAASIVRLGLALVPEGRQLFPSLSVEENLLIGAYGGKRSAPWDLAAVYRMFPVLKERRRGAVTALSGGQQQMVAIGRALMSNPSVLLCDEISLGLAPIVVEDIYRMLPQIRSGGTAVVLVEQDIARALRASDRFYCLQEGRVTLSGRPRDVDQDTIRAAYFGA; this comes from the coding sequence ATGACCGCGCTGCTCAATGTCACGGCGCTCGATGCGTTCTACGGCGACTTCCAGGCGCTGTTCGGCATCGACTTCGAGCTGAACGAGGGCGAGGCGGTCGCAGTGATCGGCGCCAACGGCGCCGGCAAGTCGACCATGCTGAAATCGCTGGCGGGGCTGATGAAGAACCGTCCCGATGCGATCCGCCTCGAGGGACGGGCGATCGGCGATGCGTCCGCCGCCAGCATCGTCCGGCTCGGCCTCGCGCTGGTGCCGGAGGGCCGCCAGCTGTTTCCCTCGCTCAGCGTCGAGGAGAACCTCTTGATCGGCGCATATGGCGGCAAACGCAGCGCGCCGTGGGATCTCGCCGCGGTCTACCGCATGTTCCCGGTGCTGAAGGAGCGGCGGCGCGGCGCCGTCACCGCGCTGTCGGGCGGGCAGCAGCAGATGGTGGCGATCGGCCGCGCGCTGATGTCCAACCCGTCGGTCCTGCTGTGCGACGAGATCAGCCTCGGCCTCGCGCCGATCGTGGTGGAGGACATCTACCGCATGCTGCCGCAGATCCGCTCAGGCGGTACCGCCGTCGTGCTGGTCGAGCAGGACATCGCCCGCGCGTTGCGGGCTTCGGATCGCTTCTACTGTTTGCAGGAGGGACGGGTGACGCTGAGCGGACGGCCAAGGGATGTCGATCAGGACACGATCCGCGCGGCCTATTTCGGAGCATGA
- a CDS encoding branched-chain amino acid ABC transporter permease, with amino-acid sequence MSGFDTIIEGVLLGGVYALFALGLSLIFGIMRLVNLAHGDLILLAAYLVLSATTALGLPLAAASLLVVITMFVLGFVLQRLVLERALGDDILPPLLVTFGLSIVIQNGLLLGYGADSRRLQAGAFESSSVALAPGLSVGLAPLTALVTAVAAVALLQLIFYRTSLGRAFRATADNPAIAQLMGINERNVYAIAVGLSLAVSVIAAVVLGIRASFDPSIGPARLLYAFEAVIIGGLGSLWGTLAGGIVLGLAQAIGGRINPEWQILAGHLAFLVVLMVRPRGLFPARRT; translated from the coding sequence ATGAGCGGGTTCGACACCATCATCGAAGGCGTGCTGCTCGGCGGCGTCTATGCGCTATTCGCGCTCGGCCTGTCGCTGATCTTCGGCATCATGCGCCTGGTCAATCTGGCGCATGGCGACCTGATCCTGCTTGCAGCCTATCTGGTGCTCAGCGCCACCACCGCGCTCGGTCTGCCGCTTGCGGCCGCATCCCTGCTGGTCGTCATCACGATGTTCGTGCTCGGCTTCGTGTTGCAGCGGCTGGTGCTGGAGCGGGCGCTCGGCGACGACATCCTGCCGCCCCTGCTCGTCACCTTCGGCCTGTCGATCGTGATCCAGAACGGACTGCTGCTCGGCTACGGCGCCGACAGCCGCCGGCTGCAGGCAGGCGCCTTCGAATCCTCGTCGGTGGCGCTCGCCCCCGGCCTGAGCGTCGGGCTCGCGCCGCTGACCGCGCTGGTGACGGCGGTTGCCGCCGTCGCGCTGCTCCAGCTCATCTTCTATCGCACCTCGCTCGGCCGCGCCTTCCGCGCCACTGCGGATAATCCCGCGATCGCGCAGTTGATGGGCATCAACGAGCGCAATGTCTACGCCATCGCGGTCGGACTGTCGCTCGCAGTGTCGGTGATCGCCGCTGTTGTGCTCGGTATCCGCGCCAGCTTCGATCCGTCGATCGGACCGGCGCGGCTGCTCTACGCATTCGAGGCGGTGATCATCGGCGGGCTCGGCAGCCTGTGGGGGACGCTGGCGGGCGGCATCGTGCTCGGGCTGGCGCAGGCGATCGGAGGGCGGATCAATCCGGAATGGCAGATCCTGGCCGGCCATCTCGCCTTCCTTGTCGTGCTGATGGTGCGGCCGCGCGGCCTGTTCCCGGCGAGGCGGACATGA